CCTGAGCGAGTGGCGCAAGCGCTATGACGGCAAGTCGGAGAAGGTGGCGCAGCAGTAAGCGCCGCGAGGCCTTTGGCCTCGATCGCTGGCAAGCCAGCTCCCACAATGAGGAACAGTGCTATAGCTGTGGGAGCCGGCTTGCCGGCGATAGTGACTGACAGGCACCTTACATTACACCTGAGGAAATCCAATCGATGCTCACTCCCGACAAGATCATCGACAACACCTTCGCCATCTACGAGCGCCACGGCAGCGACGACTACATCGGCGAAGCCATCACCCAGCTCGAGCACATGTCCCAGGCCGCGCAACTGGCCATGGCCGAGGGCTTCGACGACGAGGTGGTGCTGGCCGCGTTCTTTCACGACATTGGCCACCTGTGTGGCGGTGAAGGGGACATGGGCGGCTACGGCGTGGTCAGCCATGAACGCATCGGTGCCGAGTACCTGCGCCGCTGCGGCTTCAGCGAGCGCATGGCGCGGCTGGTGCAGTATCACGTGGAGGCCAAGCGTTACCTGACTTTGCGCCAGCCGGGGTATTACGCACGGCTGAGTGAGGCGAGCCGACGTACCCTGGAGTACCAGGGAGGGGTGATGACGGAAGCCGAAGCGGATGACTTCGAGCGGGATCCGCTGTTCAAGGTGAGCTTGCGGATGCGTGAGTGGGACGAGCAGGCCAAGGAAGTGGGTGTGCCGGTGATCGATCTGGCGGTGTTGAAGGGCAAGGCTTTGGCGTTGCTTTAAGCGTGCGGGGTGTCATGCAACAGCAGTTCAACCTGTGGGAGCCGGCAAGCCGGCGATGAGGCCGGAGCAGGCAAAAACCGAATAGCCTGTTTGGGCCCTATCGCCGGCAAGCCGGCTGCCACAGGTGTCTTGTTGGTTTCAGGCCTCGACCTTCAAATCTGCAAGACCAACGCTTCCAGCTGCTCCTGCCGCTCCGCCTGGTTCACCCGCGCCCCAGGATTGAGCGTCGACCACTGCGGATGCGCTCGCGCCTTGTGCAACGCCTCGGGCAGCTTGCCTTCGCGCCAGGCCTTTTCATCCAGCGGCCCCAGGCGAATGCTGTCCTGCGCCGCATGCCCACGATTGTCCAGCGCCACCATCAACTGCTGCTGACGCAAGGCCAGCAGGCGCAGCACGTTG
The Pseudomonas sp. KU43P genome window above contains:
- a CDS encoding phosphonate degradation HD-domain oxygenase, which codes for MLTPDKIIDNTFAIYERHGSDDYIGEAITQLEHMSQAAQLAMAEGFDDEVVLAAFFHDIGHLCGGEGDMGGYGVVSHERIGAEYLRRCGFSERMARLVQYHVEAKRYLTLRQPGYYARLSEASRRTLEYQGGVMTEAEADDFERDPLFKVSLRMREWDEQAKEVGVPVIDLAVLKGKALALL